GCCTGTTTTTTATTGGCGTGAACAGCGGTTGCAGGGGTAAAAGGAGGCAGGCTGTTCCATTGGCAGCCCCCCTGTTCCTTGATGGAACGGGCGCTCACGTTCATAAAGACGGAGCATGAAAACCCGCAATAAGCATTGGTTCCCTGCCTGCTGTTAGTGAAAAAGGCAGGAAAGGAAGAATGCCTTGCACCCGGAAGGTGCAACCGCACAGCCTGAATAATTTATGAAAGCACCGGCTCAACTCATTTCTTGAGGATTCTCTTTAGATTGGCGACGTCCAACAACAAATTCACCGTTTCAAAATTCCCCTTGTAAAACACGCCCCAGTTATTGAAGACGCAGGGCAATTCCTTTGCCTTTTGCAGCGTATCCACCCTGATGAGAGATACCGGAACATCGTTCTCTCCACAGTACCGTTTTATGATCTCAATGTTTTGATACACAAAGGGGCATTGCATATCATAATAAATTGTCAGCTCCCGGCTCTCAATTCTCCCCTTTTTGGCATTCGGCGCAAACCTCGGCGTTGTTCCGTCAAAGGAAAGAGCAAGCAGTTCATAGCCATGACTGGCAGCATCCACCGCCTCAAAGCCGAACTTCTTCGCAAAGGATTGATCGGCAAGCCACGCTTTCTGTTTTTCAGCTCCGAGCATGCAAACGCCGGATTTGCCCTTTTCCCTGGCATCAGCCAGACAATATTCCATCAGCAATTTTCCATACCCTTTCCCCTTGTAGCTGCCGGAAACCCACAAGCAATATATATAATAGTAGTTGTCCCCAAGGATGGGAACCCAGGCCGTCTCCAGAGGGGCATACTCAATGAAAACCACTCCCTTGGCATTTAACTTTCTAAAGACGTGGCCTTCCCTGATCCGGCCGGAAAGCCATTGCCGCTTTGCTTCAACGCCCGGATGGGGGGCCCGGCTGCGGATAATGCAGCATAAATGTTCACTGGCCAGATTGTCCGCCGTTAAATTGATAAAATCCGTATTCAAAGGCGCATCTTCCATTCTACTAATTTTAATATCCGCCTGTGGAAATGTCAAAAACTCATTCCATGCCCCGACTTCCCGTTACAGGCACAAGCCCTTTTGTTCATCCAGGCATCAGCGGGCGCATTACTCCCTTGGCAAATGGGGCACCTTACAACAGAAACAAGGCTGTACCTGCTGAAAAACAGCTGTAACGGCGTGAGAGACATCGGTCCTGAACCGTTCTGAAGATTCCTCAACTGCCTTTGACGGGCGTCTCCGGCGTCAGTTCATACGTCTTTTCCGTGCCATTGGCGGCCACCTTGACGGATTGGGCCACCGGGGAGGAAAGGCGGAACTGCGTTACCCTGCCGTCCTTCCAGTCCATGTCCACGGTAATGTTGCCGCGGGCTTTCAGCCCACGCACGCTCCCGTTTTTCCAGGCTTCCGGCAGCGCCGGCAGGAGATGCAGGCGGCCGGTGCGGGACTGGAGCAGCATCTCCGCAAAGCCGGCCACGATGCCCATGGTTCCGTCCACCTGCATGGGCGGATGCGTGGTGAACAGGCTGTCCATCATGCTGTGGCGCATCATGCCCCGAATCATCTCATAAGCCTTTTCCCCGTCCAGAAAACGCGCCCAGAGGCTGGCGCGCCACGCCCAGGTCCAGGAACGGCGGGAATCCCCCGTGGTTCCGCGCGCCAGCAGGGATTTGCGGGCGGCTTCCGCCCATTCCGGCGTCTTTTCCGGGCTGATCCGGCTGCCGGGATAAACGGCAAACAAGTGGGAGGTGTGCCGGTGGCGCGGGTCCCAGGAGCCGCCCGGCTTGCGGGCGATCATCCATTCCAGCAGCAGGCCGTCCTCCCCCACCCTGGGACCGGCCAGAAGATCCCTCTTGGCGGCCAGTTCTTTCCTCCAGGCAATGTCCACGCCCAGGGTTTCCGCGGCCTGTACGGTATCATGGAACAATTCCCACACGATCTGCTGGTCATGCGCGCAGCCGTCCTCCCTGGGGCCGTGTTCCGGGGACCAGCCCATCGGAGCCACCAGCGTTCCTTCCTTCACGTCCTTCAACTCCCGGGAGATTATTTCCGGCGTCACCTTCCTGTCCTCCGTCCGGAAGTTGCTTCCTCCCGCGTGCAGGGGCTTGAGCTGGCTTTCCCAGAAACGGCAGATTTCCTTCATCATCGGGTAAGCCGTCGTTTTCAGATACTCCCTGTCCATCGTGAACAGGTAGCGTTCCCACAGATGCAGGGCATACCACGCGGAAGCGGGCTTGTTCCATTTAAATCCCTGGCCCCCGTAAATGTTCTGGGCCGTCCTGGACGTCCAGCCCGGAGCGGGCTTGCCGCCAGCCGTCCTGAACTCTTTCTCCTCCCGGGTGATTTTACGCGCGGCGGGCGCCATTTCCCGGATGTAATCCACCAGCGGGTCATAACATTCCGCCAGGTTGGAGGGGAGCACTCCCCAGTAGCACATCTGGATGTTGATATTATTGTGGTAGTCGGAATCCCACGGCGGAATCAGGCTGTAATTCCACAGGCCCTGGAGGTTGGCGGGCAGATTCCCCGGCTGGGAGGAGGAAAGGATGACGTAGCGGCCGAAGTTGAACACCAGTTCCTCCAGATCGGGATCACGGGCGTCCCTTCCGGCGTCCACCGCCTGCCTGTACCTCTTCAGCCTCTCGTTGACGGGGAGTTCCGCCGTGGCGTCCTCCGTCTCTCCCAGGTCCAGGGAAACGCGGTGGTAAAGCTTGCCGTAGGCGCCCCGGTGGGCGGCTTTCAACTGCTCCGGAGCCGCCTTGAGCGCACGGGCCAGAACGGCGTCATTCCTCTTGCGGGGCGGCTCCCCCTTCCAGTTCCGGGAAGCGTCCAGCACGTAATCCGTAGCCAGGGAAACCAGCACGCGGCAGGAATCCGCCCGCCGGACGGTGATGGAGCCGCCGTTAGCCGTGACACTTCCACCCCTGGGAAGAACGGCAATGCGCGCCTCATAGGTCAATCCGTTCTTCAGGGAACCCTGCATCAGAATCATTCCCCTGCCCCCTCCGGCCGTGGCCGTAATCCTGTCCTGAGGATGCAAGGTCGCCAGGCGGAAGGAGGCTTCCACGGAACGGGGCCTGTCCCCCTGCACCGTCATGGAAACCACCTGGTGCGGAACGCTGGCGAAATACTCCCTCCGGTAACGGACTCCCCCGGAGTTGTAGGACACGGAAGCCAGCGCCTCCGCCACATCCAGCGTCCTTTTATAATCCTGCACGTTCTCTGCTGCCGGATACGTGATTTCCAGCGTGCCGAACGGCTGGTAGGATCCGAATTTGACGGAATCCGGCCCCTTGTCCTTGGCTTCCGCACTGCAAAAACCTCCGGACCACATGCTGATTTCCGTCAGCTCCAGGCGGTCCTTTTCCACGCCTCCGTAAATGAGCGCTCCTATTCTTCCGTTGCCGATCGGCGTGGCGTCCTTCGCCCAGGAGTTGTCCCCGGTTCCCTTCTGGGGCCGCGTCTCCTTCCATTCCGCCGGACGGCTGAACCGGACCAGGGAGGATTTCCATGCCGTTGATTCCTCCGCCGCGCGCAGGACGTCCCCGTGGAACAGAACACCAAGAAGGAGAAAGAAGAACGGACGCATAACGGAAAGATACTACCATATATCCGGAGCCTTTTCAAAGCCATTCTTTCCGCCGGAAAGGACGCTTCCGGATGACGCCAAAAGCCGCAATTCCATGAAATTTTTCCTCACTGCGGAACCGTATGTAGGCTTGAGGAACGTCCCATGCGCACGCATTTTCCACCATTTTCCCCCGGAGTGGAACGCCGTTCCCCAAAACAGCACATACTGCCCCGCCATGCTTTCCTACTGCACCAACATCCATCCCGCCGAATCCTGGGCGGAAACCCGGGAAGCCCTCCAGACCCACGTTCCCCGCATCCGGCAGGAACTGGCCGCACTGAATTCCCCCCTGAAGGACCGCCCCCTGGGCATCGGCCTGCGCCTGTCCGCCAGGGCGGCAGCGGAACTGCTGGAAACGCCGCACGCCGTGGAAGCCCTGAAAGCATGGCTGGACGAACACAACGCGCGCGTGGAAACCCTCAACGGCTTTCCCTACGGGAACTTTCACGGCCAGCGGGTGAAGGAACACGTTTTCCAGCCGGACTGGACCACGCCGGAACGTTTTGAATACACCTGCAACCTGTTCCGCATCCTGGCCCGCATCGGGGATGAAAACGCAGACAGGCTGACCGTCAGCACGCTCCCCGCCTCCCACAGCTGGTTCCATGCGGAGGAGGAGCGCATGTTCTCCCGTCTGGACGCCATGAGCGGATTCCTGGACGTGCTGAGCAGGCAGACCGGACGCCTGATGCAGCTTGGGCTGGAGCCGGAGCCATTCGGCCATTTCCACGATACGGAGGGCGCCATCCGCTTTTTCAACGGCCTGCGCAACCACTCCCGCCGCCCCGAACTCATTGAACGCCACCTGGGGCTGACGTATGACACCTGCCACTTCGCCATCCTGCGGGAGGAACCGGCAGACACCCTCTCCGCCTGGGAGGAAAACAACATCTCCCTCTGCAAGGTGCAGTTCTCCAACGCCCTGGAATGCCGCATACGCGGGGAGGAAGACCTGGAACGCCTCCGCCAGTTTGACGACGGCGTTTATTTCCACCAGACCAGCATCCTCCACCGGGGCAGAACCATGCTTTTCCCGGACCTGCCGAACGCCCTGGCCTACGGGCGGGATTACGCGGAGGAAACGCGGGATTCCCAATGGCGCATTCATTACCACATTCCCCTGTACGCCTCCCCGGAACCGCCCCTGCGGGGCACGGAGGATTTCATCCTGAAAACGCACGCCTTCCTCCGCAGCCATCCGGGCCTGAACCCCCACCTGGAGGTGGAAACCTATACGTGGAGCGTCCTGCCGGACCATCTGAAAATTCCCCTGGCCGCCCAGATTGCCCGTGAACTGCATTACGTTGAAACCCTGTAAGAGATGACCCGCATTCACAAACACGCCGCCCTGACCGCCGGATTCCTGCTGCTGGCCTCCGGCCTCTCCTCCTGCACCCTCCTTCCCGCTTCCTCCTCCGGCGGCCCGGATACCCCGCGGAGCCTGGGCGCGCGCATGGAAAAGCATACGGAAGTCCTGCAAAAAGACATCGGGCCCAGAAACGCCCGGCAGCCCAAATCCATGGAAGCCGCCGCCAAATACATCGCCGGAAGCTTCTCGGACATGGGTTATGCCGTCACCTTGCAGCCCGTTTCCGGAGGGGATGCGAAAAAGGGGACCGCCATCTACAACGTCCTGGTTTACAAGCCCGGACTGTATTCCAACAACCAGAGCATCGTAGTGGGAGCCAATTACGATTCCAGCGAACGGCTCAACAACGGAAGCGGAGCGGCCCTGCTGCTGGAAACGGCCAGGGGCCTCAAGGACATTCCCACCAACCACAACATTTACTTCGTCGCGTATGCGAACGGAGCGGAACCCGCATCCGCCTCCTCAGGAGCCTCCGTCCACGCCAAAACCCTGAGCGGCAGCATCGGCGCGGCCAACATCCTGGGCATGATCAACCTGGAACCGCAGGAACTGGCCGCCGCTGCGGAGCAGAAACAGCCGGAACCGGAATCCCCGCAGGAAGCCGTGCTGTTCATGACCACGCTCCGCGGCAAGGAATTCGCGGGCCAGTGCGCCACTCCCTTCACCAAATCCTGGGAGCAGGCTCCCCCCACCTTCCACCGGGAGCCCTCCGCCATTGCGGGCAATGACCGCCATTACGCGGCGCTGGGCATCCCCACGGTCTCATGCCTGTGCAAGTACGCCATTACGGATTCCCATACGGAGGACTATGTGCACGCCCTGACGGACATGATTCACCAGGTGGCGGACAATGACGTGCCCAAACCGGAGAAAAACGCCGCGGCGGACCAGAAAAAACCCTGACGCCTCTTTCTCCCCCTCTTCTTTTACCGGGACAGCTTTCTTCTTCCGTGGCCGCCGCCCAGCATCAGCACGGGCATGAAGGAGAGCGCCACCAGCGCAATGACCATCGGCATCCAGTTGTCGGAATACCGCTGCATCAGGAAGGAGGTCAGGGAAGGCCCGGCCAGCGTGCCAATGGAGTAGCTCAGCAGCAGAAGCTGGTTCATGGTCACCAGCTCATCCCGTGAGGCCTCTTCACACCCCCAGGCCATGGCGACGGGGTACAGGGAGAAACCCGCCAGCCCCAGCGCGATCAGGGAGGGGGCCATCAGGCCGCCTTTCAGCACCAGCCCCGCGCATGCGGCCACCACCAGCAGGGACTGGCATTTCATGACGAAGGCGCGCCCGTATTTGTCCGCCAGCCGTCCCATGGGCCACTGGCCCAGAATAGCCGCGGCAATCAGCAGGGCCATCCAGTACCCCACGGAGGAGTGGTTCATGCCCTGGTGTTTCAGGAACAGGGGCATCAGGCAGTAAATGGTACCCAGCACTACGCCGGAAATCACGCACCCCACCACGCCCAGAAACACGCTGCGGCGTTTGAGCAGCGTCCGAACCTCCACATGGGTGGAAGACAGGGCGCCCGCGGAATCAGACTCCAGGCGGGCAAACAGCAGGGGAATCATGCCCACTGCGGACAGAACGCATACCTCCGTCACCACCAGGGACATGTCGCTGGGAAACCAGCCCAGGAGGAGCTGGCCCAGCACCGTTCCCAGATAATAAACCACCAGGTAGGAGGCCAGAAGAATGCCGCGGGTTTTCAGTGTTCCGGCCCTCAGCAGGGCGCTCTCCACCACCACCCAGACCAGGGCGCAGCTTATCCCCGTCAGCAGCCGGAGGCCGCTCCAGGCCAGCGCGCCTGGAAACACAAGCAGCAGCAGGGTGGACGCCGCGCATAAAACGCACGCGTACTGGTAGCTCC
The genomic region above belongs to Akkermansia massiliensis and contains:
- the eboE gene encoding metabolite traffic protein EboE; this translates as MLSYCTNIHPAESWAETREALQTHVPRIRQELAALNSPLKDRPLGIGLRLSARAAAELLETPHAVEALKAWLDEHNARVETLNGFPYGNFHGQRVKEHVFQPDWTTPERFEYTCNLFRILARIGDENADRLTVSTLPASHSWFHAEEERMFSRLDAMSGFLDVLSRQTGRLMQLGLEPEPFGHFHDTEGAIRFFNGLRNHSRRPELIERHLGLTYDTCHFAILREEPADTLSAWEENNISLCKVQFSNALECRIRGEEDLERLRQFDDGVYFHQTSILHRGRTMLFPDLPNALAYGRDYAEETRDSQWRIHYHIPLYASPEPPLRGTEDFILKTHAFLRSHPGLNPHLEVETYTWSVLPDHLKIPLAAQIARELHYVETL
- a CDS encoding M28 family peptidase translates to MTRIHKHAALTAGFLLLASGLSSCTLLPASSSGGPDTPRSLGARMEKHTEVLQKDIGPRNARQPKSMEAAAKYIAGSFSDMGYAVTLQPVSGGDAKKGTAIYNVLVYKPGLYSNNQSIVVGANYDSSERLNNGSGAALLLETARGLKDIPTNHNIYFVAYANGAEPASASSGASVHAKTLSGSIGAANILGMINLEPQELAAAAEQKQPEPESPQEAVLFMTTLRGKEFAGQCATPFTKSWEQAPPTFHREPSAIAGNDRHYAALGIPTVSCLCKYAITDSHTEDYVHALTDMIHQVADNDVPKPEKNAAADQKKP
- a CDS encoding glycosyl hydrolase family 95 catalytic domain-containing protein, with protein sequence MRPFFFLLLGVLFHGDVLRAAEESTAWKSSLVRFSRPAEWKETRPQKGTGDNSWAKDATPIGNGRIGALIYGGVEKDRLELTEISMWSGGFCSAEAKDKGPDSVKFGSYQPFGTLEITYPAAENVQDYKRTLDVAEALASVSYNSGGVRYRREYFASVPHQVVSMTVQGDRPRSVEASFRLATLHPQDRITATAGGGRGMILMQGSLKNGLTYEARIAVLPRGGSVTANGGSITVRRADSCRVLVSLATDYVLDASRNWKGEPPRKRNDAVLARALKAAPEQLKAAHRGAYGKLYHRVSLDLGETEDATAELPVNERLKRYRQAVDAGRDARDPDLEELVFNFGRYVILSSSQPGNLPANLQGLWNYSLIPPWDSDYHNNINIQMCYWGVLPSNLAECYDPLVDYIREMAPAARKITREEKEFRTAGGKPAPGWTSRTAQNIYGGQGFKWNKPASAWYALHLWERYLFTMDREYLKTTAYPMMKEICRFWESQLKPLHAGGSNFRTEDRKVTPEIISRELKDVKEGTLVAPMGWSPEHGPREDGCAHDQQIVWELFHDTVQAAETLGVDIAWRKELAAKRDLLAGPRVGEDGLLLEWMIARKPGGSWDPRHRHTSHLFAVYPGSRISPEKTPEWAEAARKSLLARGTTGDSRRSWTWAWRASLWARFLDGEKAYEMIRGMMRHSMMDSLFTTHPPMQVDGTMGIVAGFAEMLLQSRTGRLHLLPALPEAWKNGSVRGLKARGNITVDMDWKDGRVTQFRLSSPVAQSVKVAANGTEKTYELTPETPVKGS
- a CDS encoding GNAT family N-acetyltransferase; this encodes MNTDFINLTADNLASEHLCCIIRSRAPHPGVEAKRQWLSGRIREGHVFRKLNAKGVVFIEYAPLETAWVPILGDNYYYIYCLWVSGSYKGKGYGKLLMEYCLADAREKGKSGVCMLGAEKQKAWLADQSFAKKFGFEAVDAASHGYELLALSFDGTTPRFAPNAKKGRIESRELTIYYDMQCPFVYQNIEIIKRYCGENDVPVSLIRVDTLQKAKELPCVFNNWGVFYKGNFETVNLLLDVANLKRILKK
- a CDS encoding MFS transporter; amino-acid sequence: MRTFTWPIALLLAGLLFQTVAFAVLNTVVPLWMEQSDAATWEAGLVGAFFFLGNLAGTLMAGGVIRKAGFKGSYQYACVLCAASTLLLLVFPGALAWSGLRLLTGISCALVWVVVESALLRAGTLKTRGILLASYLVVYYLGTVLGQLLLGWFPSDMSLVVTEVCVLSAVGMIPLLFARLESDSAGALSSTHVEVRTLLKRRSVFLGVVGCVISGVVLGTIYCLMPLFLKHQGMNHSSVGYWMALLIAAAILGQWPMGRLADKYGRAFVMKCQSLLVVAACAGLVLKGGLMAPSLIALGLAGFSLYPVAMAWGCEEASRDELVTMNQLLLLSYSIGTLAGPSLTSFLMQRYSDNWMPMVIALVALSFMPVLMLGGGHGRRKLSR